In one window of Mesorhizobium sp. B2-1-1 DNA:
- the eutB gene encoding hydroxyectoine utilization dehydratase EutB yields MTHAVALSDIRAARQRITSKVEPTPVVPSESLSERLGLPVHLKLEHRQITGSFKLRGASNAIASLNAEQRARGVVAASTGNHGRALAHAARLEGMRAVVCMSRLVPRNKLDAIRCLGAEIRIVGDSQDDAQQEVERLVAQEGLVMLPPFDHPDIIAGQGTLGLEIMEQVPDAALVLVQLSGGGLASGIAAAVKGVRPSTKVVGISMARGAAMKASLDAGRPVQVEELPTLADSLGGGIGLDNRLTFSMCRDLLDDVVLLSEDEIAAGIRHAYEQEREIVEGAGAVGIAALLAGKVKPNGPVVVLLSGRNIDMSLHRKIVCGEVVAERA; encoded by the coding sequence ATGACGCACGCCGTCGCCCTTTCAGACATCCGCGCCGCGCGCCAACGCATCACCAGCAAGGTCGAGCCGACACCGGTCGTGCCATCCGAGAGCCTGTCGGAGCGGCTCGGCCTTCCCGTTCACCTCAAGCTGGAGCACCGCCAGATCACGGGCAGCTTTAAGCTGCGTGGCGCCTCGAACGCCATTGCTTCGCTCAATGCCGAGCAGCGGGCACGCGGTGTTGTCGCGGCTTCGACCGGCAATCACGGCCGCGCACTCGCCCATGCCGCCAGGCTCGAAGGCATGCGCGCGGTTGTCTGCATGTCGCGGCTGGTGCCTCGGAACAAGCTCGATGCCATCCGCTGCCTCGGCGCGGAAATCCGCATTGTCGGCGACAGCCAGGACGACGCGCAGCAGGAGGTCGAGCGGCTGGTGGCGCAAGAGGGTCTCGTGATGCTGCCACCCTTCGACCATCCCGACATCATCGCCGGGCAGGGCACGCTCGGGCTGGAGATCATGGAGCAGGTTCCTGACGCCGCTCTGGTGTTGGTGCAGCTCTCCGGCGGCGGGTTGGCCTCCGGGATTGCCGCAGCGGTCAAGGGCGTCAGGCCGAGCACAAAGGTCGTCGGCATCTCGATGGCGCGCGGCGCGGCGATGAAAGCCAGCCTCGATGCGGGGCGCCCGGTGCAGGTGGAGGAGCTGCCGACGCTGGCGGATTCGCTCGGCGGCGGCATTGGCCTCGACAACCGGCTGACCTTTTCCATGTGCCGAGACCTGCTCGACGACGTCGTGCTGCTTTCCGAAGACGAGATCGCCGCCGGCATCCGCCATGCCTATGAACAGGAGCGCGAGATCGTCGAGGGCGCCGGCGCGGTCGGTATCGCTGCGCTGCTTGCCGGCAAGGTGAAGCCAAACGGACCGGTGGTCGTTCTGCTTTCCGGTCGTAATATCGATATGAGCCTGCACAGAAAGATCGTTTGCGGCGAAGTAGTTGCGGAGCGCGCCTGA
- the doeA gene encoding ectoine hydrolase DoeA (DoeA (degradation of ectoine A) is also called EutD (ectoine utilization D).), with product MQPNLKFSRSEYADRLAKTRKAMAAKGVDLLIVSDPSNMAWLTGYDGWSFYVHQAVIVPPSGEPVWYGRGQDANGAKRTAYLAHDNIVGYADHYVQSTERHPMDFLSSVLADRGWGKLTVGVEMDNYWFSAAAFASLQKHLPNARFVDATALVNWQRAVKSPTEIDYMRKAARIVEAMHQRIVDKIEVGMRKCDLVAEIYDAGTRGVDGIGGDYPAIVPLLPSGADASAPHLTWDDKPMKSGEGTFFEIAGCYNRYHCPLSRTVFLGKPTQEFLDAEKATLEGMDAGLAAAKPGNTCEDIANAFFAVLKKYGIVKDNRTGYPIGLSYPPDWGERTMSLRPGDRTELKPGMTFHFMTGLWLETMGLEITESILITETGVECLANVPRKLVVKN from the coding sequence ATGCAACCGAATTTGAAATTCTCGCGAAGCGAGTATGCGGATCGCCTCGCCAAAACGCGGAAAGCCATGGCGGCGAAAGGCGTCGATCTGCTTATTGTCAGCGACCCCTCCAACATGGCCTGGCTCACCGGCTATGACGGCTGGTCCTTCTACGTGCATCAGGCCGTCATCGTGCCGCCGTCGGGCGAGCCGGTCTGGTATGGCCGCGGTCAGGACGCCAACGGCGCCAAGCGCACCGCCTATCTCGCGCATGACAACATCGTCGGCTATGCCGATCACTATGTGCAGTCGACCGAGCGCCATCCGATGGATTTCCTGTCGAGCGTGCTTGCCGATCGCGGCTGGGGCAAGCTGACCGTCGGCGTCGAGATGGACAATTACTGGTTCTCGGCCGCCGCCTTCGCCTCTTTGCAGAAGCACCTGCCCAATGCCCGTTTCGTCGACGCCACCGCGCTGGTCAACTGGCAGCGCGCTGTGAAGAGCCCGACCGAGATCGACTATATGCGCAAGGCCGCCCGCATCGTCGAGGCGATGCACCAGCGCATCGTCGACAAGATAGAGGTCGGCATGCGCAAATGCGATCTCGTCGCCGAGATCTATGATGCCGGCACGCGTGGCGTCGACGGCATCGGCGGCGACTATCCAGCGATCGTGCCGCTGCTGCCGTCGGGCGCCGACGCCTCGGCGCCGCACCTGACCTGGGATGACAAGCCGATGAAGTCGGGCGAGGGCACGTTTTTCGAAATCGCCGGGTGCTACAACAGGTACCACTGCCCGTTGTCGCGAACAGTGTTCCTCGGCAAGCCGACACAGGAATTCCTCGATGCGGAGAAGGCGACGCTCGAAGGCATGGACGCGGGGCTCGCGGCAGCCAAGCCCGGCAACACGTGCGAAGACATCGCCAACGCCTTCTTCGCGGTGTTGAAGAAATATGGCATCGTCAAGGACAACCGCACCGGCTATCCGATCGGCCTTTCCTATCCGCCGGACTGGGGCGAACGCACGATGAGCCTGCGCCCCGGAGACCGCACCGAGCTGAAGCCCGGCATGACCTTCCATTTCATGACCGGCCTGTGGCTGGAGACGATGGGGCTGGAAATCACCGAATCCATCCTGATCACCGAGACGGGCGTCGAGTGCCTGGCCAATGTGCCGCGCAAGCTGGTGGTGAAGAATTGA
- the ehuD gene encoding ectoine/hydroxyectoine ABC transporter permease subunit EhuD has product MDWDWDFVRQILPTLIEGVKITILATVLGSVLAAIVGLGIALARRSPNKMMSRTVGWAAEFIRGTPLLVQLYFIFYVLPDFGILLPPLVAGVIGLGLHYGTYTAEVYRAGIENVPRGQWEAAKACNLSARQTWTHIVIPQAIPPMIPALANYFIAMFKETPLLSAITVLELMNQAKSVANTYYRYVEPMTLVGAFFLIISLFSVMLLRWLEHRYGKIER; this is encoded by the coding sequence ATGGATTGGGACTGGGATTTCGTCCGGCAGATCCTGCCGACGCTGATCGAGGGGGTGAAGATCACCATCCTGGCGACGGTGCTCGGCTCGGTGCTGGCGGCAATCGTCGGGCTGGGCATCGCACTGGCCCGCCGCTCGCCGAACAAGATGATGTCGCGCACGGTCGGCTGGGCGGCCGAATTCATCCGCGGCACGCCGCTGCTGGTGCAGCTCTACTTCATTTTCTACGTGCTGCCCGATTTCGGCATCCTGCTGCCGCCGCTGGTGGCCGGCGTTATCGGTCTTGGGCTGCACTACGGCACCTATACGGCGGAGGTCTATCGCGCCGGCATCGAGAACGTGCCGCGCGGCCAGTGGGAGGCGGCCAAAGCCTGCAATCTCAGCGCTCGCCAGACCTGGACCCACATCGTCATACCGCAGGCAATCCCGCCGATGATCCCGGCGCTGGCCAATTATTTCATCGCCATGTTCAAGGAGACGCCGCTGCTGTCGGCGATCACCGTGCTGGAGCTGATGAACCAGGCCAAGAGCGTCGCCAACACCTATTACCGCTATGTCGAGCCGATGACGCTGGTCGGCGCCTTCTTCCTGATCATCAGCCTTTTCTCGGTTATGCTGCTGCGCTGGCTGGAACATCGCTACGGCAAGATCGAAAGGTAG
- the ehuC gene encoding ectoine/hydroxyectoine ABC transporter permease subunit EhuC produces MTQWSGYLGLILQGALVTIELTLMGSVLALVMAFLAGMGRLSRFFALRALATAYIEFFRGTSIFVQLFWAYFVLPLAGVELTPLQAGVLALGLNVGAYAAEVVRGAIQSVGAEQYEACTALNLGRWQGMRHVILPQALLVMLPTFGNNAIELLKATSVVSLISLADLTFQAQVVRSQTGSTLMPFTTILVIYFALALVISWGVRSLERRMARGLDGVRV; encoded by the coding sequence ATGACCCAATGGTCCGGCTATCTCGGCCTGATATTGCAGGGAGCGCTTGTCACCATCGAGCTGACGCTGATGGGGTCGGTGCTGGCCCTCGTGATGGCCTTCCTGGCCGGCATGGGGCGGCTGTCGCGCTTCTTCGCGTTGCGGGCGCTCGCCACCGCTTATATCGAGTTCTTCCGCGGCACATCGATTTTCGTACAGCTGTTCTGGGCCTATTTCGTGTTGCCCCTGGCGGGCGTCGAACTCACTCCGCTGCAAGCCGGCGTGCTGGCGCTGGGCCTCAATGTCGGCGCCTATGCGGCGGAAGTGGTACGCGGTGCCATCCAGTCGGTCGGCGCCGAGCAGTACGAGGCCTGCACGGCTCTCAATCTCGGCCGCTGGCAGGGCATGCGCCATGTCATCCTGCCGCAGGCGCTTCTTGTGATGCTGCCGACCTTCGGCAACAACGCCATCGAACTGCTCAAGGCGACATCCGTCGTCTCGCTGATTTCGCTCGCCGATCTCACCTTCCAGGCGCAGGTGGTGCGCTCGCAGACCGGCAGCACGCTGATGCCGTTCACCACCATCCTGGTGATCTATTTCGCGCTCGCGCTCGTCATCTCCTGGGGCGTGCGGTCGCTGGAGCGGCGCATGGCGCGCGGCCTCGACGGAGTGCGCGTCTGA
- a CDS encoding hydantoinase B/oxoprolinase family protein, which produces MQQKWDFWIDRGGTFTDVIGRDPEGGLHPRKLLSENPEAYADAAIQGIRDLLGLRPGEPIPAGLIGDVKMGTTVATNALLERKGDRVLLLITKGFRDALRIAYQARPDIFAKKIILPEQLYERVIEVNERVLADGCVERLLDIAACRPAIEQAKADGIDAVAIVFMHAWKYPDHEKAVAKVCRKLGFGQVSVSHEVSPLIKLVGRGDTTVVDAYLSPILSRYVQRVGQELGVLSPLEGEMSAKPAEGIAAEGTTKTSNSVDPTRPGGFAATLPSRGRENPRLMFMMSSGGLTAADLFQGKDALLSGPAGGVVGMVETAKIAGFEKVIGFDMGGTSTDVAHYDGEYERAFDTEVAGVRVRAPMMRIHTVAAGGGSVLHYEAGRFRTGPDSAGANPGPAAYRRGGPLAVTDANVMLGKLQPDFFPTIFGPGQNEPLDVDTVRQKFTALAAEIGDGRSAEAVAEGFVTIAVENMANAIKKISVQRGYDVTEYLLNCFGGAGGQHACLVADALGIEAVLIHPFSGLLSAYGIGLSSVFASRQQALLAPLAEESRRAIEGLIAALQTAVVAELAAQGIAEDAVTARPALQIRYDGTDTALPVHFDHGSMLRARADFEAAHKAQFGFVYEDKPMIVEAVSVEGMEAGGELNAEAYAPAGQPSKARAEEVRRIYTEGKWHEADVCRREALRPSDRVAGPALIIEPNQTIVVEPGWQAEITARNHVLMRRTSKKRRQAALGTEADPVMLEVFNNLFMSIAEQMGVTLQNTAYSVNIKERLDFSCAVFDRNGALVANAPHMPVHLGSMDRSVETIIRLNSGDIHPGDVFALNAPYNGGTHLPDITVVTPVFEEERPISPTRGEIGQSPKILFWVASRGHHADIGGTAPGSMTPLATTVDEEGVLFDNFRIVDRGKFRENELQTLLTDHRYPARNPHQNIADLKAQLAANEKGVAELRKMVAHFGLDVVEAYMGHVQDNAAESVRRVIERLPDTSAYEYPTDTGQVIKVKISVDRQKREATVNFTGTSPMMKNNFNAPEPVARAAVLYAFRVMVEDMIPMNAGCLRPINIIIPDGSMLKPAYPAAVVAGNVETSQHVTNALFGAMGAMANAQGTMNNLTFGNSKYQYYETICSGSPAGQMNSGRGFAGTSGVHTHMTNSRLTDPEILELRFPVMLEDFHIREGSGGKGRWNAGDGTKRTIRFLEKMECAILSSHRNRPPQGLDGGGDGEAGSTKVRRKDGTVEVLKACDQTVLQAGDAVIVTTPTPGAFGRPEPGPSNV; this is translated from the coding sequence ATGCAACAAAAATGGGATTTCTGGATCGACCGCGGCGGCACGTTCACCGATGTCATCGGCCGTGATCCCGAGGGCGGCCTGCATCCGCGCAAGCTTCTATCCGAAAATCCCGAGGCCTATGCCGACGCGGCCATCCAGGGCATTCGCGACCTTCTCGGCCTGCGCCCCGGCGAGCCTATCCCCGCCGGGCTGATAGGCGACGTAAAGATGGGCACAACGGTCGCCACCAATGCGCTGCTGGAGCGCAAGGGCGACCGCGTGCTTTTGCTCATCACCAAGGGATTTCGCGATGCGCTGAGGATCGCCTATCAGGCGCGGCCCGACATCTTCGCCAAGAAGATCATCCTCCCCGAACAGCTCTACGAGCGCGTCATCGAGGTCAACGAGCGCGTGCTTGCCGACGGCTGTGTCGAACGGCTGCTCGACATCGCTGCCTGTCGCCCGGCGATCGAACAGGCAAAGGCGGACGGCATCGACGCGGTCGCCATTGTCTTCATGCACGCCTGGAAATATCCCGATCACGAAAAGGCAGTCGCAAAGGTCTGCCGCAAGCTCGGTTTCGGCCAGGTTTCGGTCAGCCACGAGGTGTCGCCGCTGATCAAGCTGGTCGGCCGCGGGGACACCACCGTGGTCGACGCCTATCTGTCTCCGATCCTGTCGAGATATGTGCAAAGGGTAGGCCAGGAACTCGGCGTTCTCTCCCCCCTCGAGGGGGAGATGTCAGCGAAGCCGGCAGAGGGGATCGCCGCAGAAGGCACCACCAAGACGTCGAACTCCGTCGATCCGACCCGACCCGGCGGCTTCGCCGCCACCCTCCCCTCGAGGGGAAGGGAAAATCCCCGCCTGATGTTCATGATGTCTTCTGGCGGGCTGACCGCCGCGGACCTGTTCCAGGGCAAGGATGCGCTGCTGTCTGGCCCGGCCGGCGGGGTCGTCGGCATGGTCGAGACGGCAAAGATCGCCGGCTTCGAAAAGGTGATCGGTTTCGACATGGGCGGCACCTCCACCGATGTCGCCCATTATGACGGCGAATATGAGCGCGCCTTCGATACCGAGGTCGCAGGCGTGCGCGTGCGCGCGCCGATGATGCGCATCCACACCGTGGCGGCCGGCGGCGGCTCGGTCCTGCACTACGAAGCAGGCCGCTTTCGCACCGGCCCGGACTCCGCCGGCGCCAATCCAGGCCCCGCCGCCTACAGGCGCGGCGGCCCGCTCGCCGTCACCGACGCCAACGTCATGCTCGGCAAGCTGCAGCCGGATTTTTTCCCGACCATCTTCGGCCCCGGCCAGAACGAGCCGCTCGATGTGGACACCGTTCGCCAGAAATTCACCGCGCTCGCCGCCGAAATCGGCGACGGCCGCTCGGCCGAAGCGGTCGCCGAAGGTTTCGTCACCATCGCGGTCGAAAACATGGCGAACGCCATCAAAAAGATCTCGGTGCAGCGCGGCTACGATGTCACCGAATATCTCCTGAACTGTTTTGGCGGCGCAGGCGGCCAGCACGCCTGCCTGGTCGCCGACGCACTCGGCATAGAGGCGGTGCTGATCCATCCGTTTTCCGGCCTGCTGTCGGCCTACGGCATCGGCCTGTCTTCGGTCTTTGCCTCACGCCAGCAGGCCTTGCTTGCACCGCTGGCGGAAGAATCCAGACGGGCAATCGAAGGCCTGATCGCGGCCTTGCAAACCGCCGTTGTCGCGGAACTCGCCGCACAAGGCATCGCCGAGGACGCGGTGACCGCCAGACCGGCGCTGCAGATCCGTTATGACGGCACCGACACCGCACTTCCGGTGCATTTCGACCATGGCTCGATGTTGCGGGCGAGGGCCGATTTCGAGGCCGCTCACAAGGCGCAATTCGGTTTCGTCTATGAGGACAAGCCGATGATCGTCGAAGCGGTGAGCGTCGAGGGGATGGAGGCGGGCGGCGAGCTGAATGCCGAAGCCTATGCGCCGGCGGGGCAGCCATCAAAAGCCAGGGCCGAGGAGGTCCGGCGGATCTATACGGAAGGAAAATGGCACGAAGCCGACGTCTGTCGGCGCGAGGCCTTGCGGCCGTCCGATCGGGTCGCCGGCCCCGCACTAATCATCGAGCCCAACCAGACGATCGTCGTCGAGCCGGGCTGGCAGGCCGAGATCACGGCCAGGAACCACGTGCTGATGCGGCGCACCAGCAAGAAACGCCGGCAGGCAGCACTTGGCACCGAGGCCGATCCGGTGATGCTGGAAGTGTTCAACAATTTGTTCATGTCGATCGCCGAGCAGATGGGCGTGACGCTGCAGAACACCGCCTATTCCGTCAACATCAAGGAAAGGCTGGATTTCTCCTGCGCCGTTTTCGACCGGAACGGCGCGCTGGTCGCCAATGCGCCGCATATGCCGGTGCATCTGGGCTCGATGGACCGCTCGGTCGAGACCATCATCCGGCTGAATTCCGGCGACATTCATCCCGGCGACGTCTTTGCCCTCAATGCCCCCTATAATGGCGGCACGCATCTGCCCGATATCACGGTGGTAACGCCGGTTTTCGAGGAAGAGCGGCCGATTTCCCCCACAAGAGGGGAGATTGGCCAATCGCCCAAGATCCTCTTCTGGGTGGCCTCGCGCGGCCACCACGCAGACATCGGCGGCACCGCGCCGGGCTCGATGACGCCACTTGCCACCACGGTCGACGAGGAAGGCGTGCTGTTCGACAATTTCCGTATCGTCGATCGCGGAAAGTTCCGCGAGAATGAGCTGCAGACGCTGCTCACCGATCACCGCTATCCGGCCCGCAATCCGCACCAGAATATCGCCGATCTCAAGGCGCAACTCGCTGCCAACGAAAAGGGCGTGGCGGAGCTGCGCAAGATGGTGGCGCATTTCGGGCTCGATGTCGTCGAGGCCTATATGGGCCATGTGCAGGACAATGCGGCCGAAAGCGTGCGGCGCGTGATCGAGCGGTTGCCGGATACATCGGCCTATGAATATCCCACCGACACCGGCCAGGTGATCAAGGTGAAGATATCGGTCGACCGGCAAAAGCGTGAGGCGACGGTCAATTTCACCGGCACGTCGCCGATGATGAAGAACAATTTCAACGCGCCAGAGCCTGTCGCCCGGGCCGCGGTGCTCTATGCCTTCCGCGTCATGGTCGAGGACATGATCCCGATGAATGCCGGTTGCCTGAGGCCCATCAACATCATCATCCCGGATGGCTCGATGCTGAAACCCGCTTATCCCGCCGCCGTCGTCGCGGGCAATGTCGAGACCTCGCAGCACGTCACCAACGCGCTGTTCGGCGCCATGGGCGCCATGGCCAATGCGCAAGGCACCATGAACAATTTGACCTTCGGCAACAGCAAGTACCAGTATTACGAAACGATCTGTTCCGGTTCGCCCGCCGGCCAGATGAATTCCGGCCGCGGCTTTGCCGGCACGTCGGGCGTTCACACCCATATGACCAATTCGCGCCTTACCGACCCCGAAATACTGGAGCTGCGCTTTCCGGTGATGCTGGAGGATTTCCACATCCGCGAGGGCTCCGGCGGCAAGGGCAGGTGGAATGCCGGCGACGGCACGAAGCGCACCATCCGCTTCCTGGAGAAGATGGAATGCGCCATCCTGTCCTCGCATCGCAACCGGCCGCCGCAAGGGCTGGACGGCGGTGGCGATGGCGAGGCCGGCTCGACCAAGGTGCGCCGCAAGGACGGCACGGTCGAGGTGCTGAAAGCCTGCGACCAGACGGTGCTTCAGGCCGGCGACGCCGTCATCGTGACGACGCCGACACCCGGAGCGTTTGGAAGGCCGGAGCCAGGGCCGTCCAACGTTTGA
- the eutA gene encoding ectoine utilization protein EutA, with translation MKPLPEIRLMPTRPALEVRPLEKRVGLIILATDHTSEPDFRRMVASERIGIYVARIPYKNPTTPQNLRKMQPELTAGAALILPDEPLDAICYSCTSASVVIGDAEIEAAIQAAKPGVPVVTPPMAGVRGLRALGAKRISILTPYTVETSRPMAAYFAERGFEIASFTCLGFEDDREMARIAPAALVDLACEATDPQAEALFVSCTALRSALAVAAMEQAIGRPVVTSNQASAWNCLRLCGDDVPRPEFGRLTTLPLGQ, from the coding sequence ATGAAGCCGCTTCCCGAAATCAGGCTGATGCCGACAAGGCCCGCACTCGAGGTGCGCCCGTTGGAAAAGCGCGTCGGCCTGATCATCCTGGCCACCGACCACACCAGCGAGCCGGACTTCCGTCGCATGGTGGCGAGTGAGAGGATCGGCATCTATGTCGCCCGCATCCCCTATAAGAATCCGACCACACCTCAGAATCTGCGCAAGATGCAGCCCGAACTGACGGCTGGCGCGGCGCTGATCCTGCCGGACGAACCGCTCGATGCCATCTGCTACTCCTGCACGTCGGCCTCCGTGGTGATCGGCGATGCCGAGATCGAGGCGGCGATCCAGGCGGCCAAGCCTGGCGTGCCCGTGGTCACGCCGCCGATGGCGGGCGTGCGCGGACTGAGGGCTCTGGGCGCGAAGAGGATCAGTATTCTCACCCCCTACACCGTCGAGACGAGCCGGCCGATGGCGGCCTATTTCGCCGAACGCGGCTTCGAGATCGCCAGCTTCACCTGTCTCGGCTTCGAGGATGACCGCGAGATGGCGCGCATTGCGCCGGCAGCCCTCGTCGATCTGGCGTGCGAGGCGACTGACCCGCAGGCCGAGGCGTTGTTCGTGTCCTGCACGGCGCTGCGCTCGGCGCTGGCGGTTGCCGCGATGGAACAGGCTATCGGCCGCCCGGTCGTCACCAGCAACCAGGCGAGCGCGTGGAATTGCCTGCGACTGTGTGGCGATGATGTGCCGCGTCCGGAGTTCGGGCGGCTGACGACCTTGCCGCTTGGACAGTAA
- the doeB gene encoding N(2)-acetyl-L-2,4-diaminobutanoate deacetylase DoeB has product MSDLRPSPVSPSVNFDRDGAQHGFLRLPYSRDDSAWGSVMIPICVLRNGKGPTALLTGGNHGDEYEGPLALYDLARTLDPAQVSGTVIIVPAMNYPAFRAGTRTSPIDKGNMNRSFPGRPDGTVTEKIADYFQRELLPRADIVFDFHSGGKTLDFVPFCAAHTLPNKALEQRAFAAVEAFAAPFSMRMIEIDAVGMYDTAAEDMGKVFVTTELGGGGTSRAETVRIARRGMLNVLRHAGIVAGAVEKTPTQWLDMPSGDCFAFAEEDGMVETMVDLGEPVEKGAVLARIHSTGRTGIAPQEIRAKMSGMLAARHFPGLVKAGDCVSVVAALVD; this is encoded by the coding sequence ATGTCCGACCTTCGTCCGTCGCCGGTCTCGCCCTCAGTCAATTTCGATCGCGACGGCGCACAGCACGGTTTCCTGCGCCTGCCCTACAGCCGCGACGATTCGGCGTGGGGCTCGGTGATGATCCCGATCTGCGTCCTGCGCAACGGCAAGGGGCCGACGGCCCTTCTGACCGGCGGCAATCATGGCGACGAATATGAAGGGCCGCTGGCGCTCTATGATCTGGCGCGCACGCTCGATCCCGCCCAAGTCAGCGGCACGGTCATCATCGTGCCGGCGATGAACTATCCGGCCTTCCGCGCCGGCACGCGCACCTCGCCGATCGACAAGGGCAACATGAACCGCAGCTTTCCAGGCCGGCCAGACGGTACGGTGACGGAAAAGATCGCCGATTATTTCCAGCGGGAGCTGCTTCCCCGCGCGGATATCGTGTTCGACTTCCATTCCGGCGGCAAGACGCTGGACTTCGTGCCGTTCTGCGCCGCCCATACGCTGCCGAACAAGGCCCTGGAGCAGAGGGCCTTCGCGGCGGTCGAAGCCTTCGCGGCGCCGTTCTCGATGCGCATGATCGAAATCGATGCCGTCGGCATGTACGATACCGCCGCCGAGGACATGGGCAAGGTGTTCGTCACCACCGAGCTCGGCGGTGGAGGCACGTCGAGAGCCGAGACGGTGCGGATCGCCCGGCGCGGCATGCTCAACGTGCTGAGGCATGCCGGCATCGTTGCCGGTGCGGTCGAAAAGACGCCAACCCAATGGCTCGACATGCCGTCCGGCGATTGCTTTGCCTTCGCGGAGGAAGACGGCATGGTCGAGACGATGGTCGATCTCGGCGAGCCTGTCGAGAAGGGCGCGGTGCTGGCGCGCATCCATTCCACCGGCCGAACCGGCATCGCCCCCCAGGAGATCCGGGCAAAAATGTCGGGCATGTTGGCGGCGCGGCATTTCCCCGGCCTGGTCAAGGCCGGGGACTGCGTCTCGGTGGTTGCCGCATTGGTCGACTAA
- the eutC gene encoding ectoine utilization protein EutC, with protein sequence MNRMTILTEKELREIVALDLDAVACVENAFRALATLPVAMPPILRLDIPEHRGEVDVKTAYVPGIDGFAIKISPGFFDNPKLGLPSVNGMMVLLSAKTGLVEALLLDNGYLTDVRTAAAGAVAAKHLSRPDSSIAAIFGAGVQAGLQLEALRLVRPIEEARIWARDAAKAQAAAGALSEKLGIVVRAEPDAAKAVAGADIIVTTTPSTEPLIKAGFVSAGQHITAMGSDAEHKNEIAPAILRMADLYVADSARQTRRLGELHHAISAGVMAADTEVAELGQIIAGERHGRRAADDITIADLTGTGVQDTAIATLARDRARVAKAGTIFES encoded by the coding sequence ATGAACCGGATGACCATCCTTACCGAGAAAGAACTACGCGAGATCGTAGCTCTCGATCTCGACGCCGTCGCTTGCGTCGAAAACGCCTTCCGGGCGCTCGCTACCCTGCCGGTGGCGATGCCGCCGATCCTGCGGCTCGACATCCCCGAGCATCGCGGCGAGGTCGACGTGAAGACCGCCTATGTGCCTGGCATCGATGGCTTCGCCATCAAGATCAGCCCCGGCTTCTTCGACAATCCCAAGCTCGGCCTGCCCAGCGTCAACGGCATGATGGTGCTGCTGTCGGCAAAAACCGGTCTGGTCGAGGCGTTGCTGCTCGACAATGGCTATCTCACCGACGTCCGCACCGCAGCCGCCGGGGCGGTCGCCGCAAAACACCTGTCGCGGCCGGACTCATCCATTGCCGCCATCTTCGGCGCCGGCGTGCAGGCCGGATTGCAGCTTGAGGCGCTGCGCCTGGTGCGGCCGATCGAAGAAGCCCGCATCTGGGCGCGCGACGCGGCCAAGGCGCAAGCCGCGGCCGGCGCCTTGAGCGAAAAACTGGGCATCGTGGTGCGCGCAGAACCGGATGCGGCCAAGGCGGTCGCCGGCGCCGACATCATCGTCACCACCACGCCCTCGACAGAACCATTGATCAAGGCCGGCTTCGTCTCGGCCGGCCAGCACATCACCGCCATGGGCTCGGACGCCGAGCACAAGAACGAGATCGCACCGGCAATCCTGCGCATGGCCGATCTCTATGTCGCCGACAGCGCAAGGCAGACGCGCCGGCTCGGTGAATTGCACCATGCCATCTCCGCCGGCGTGATGGCGGCGGACACGGAGGTGGCCGAACTCGGTCAGATCATCGCCGGCGAACGGCATGGCCGGCGTGCGGCGGACGACATCACCATCGCCGACCTGACCGGCACCGGCGTGCAGGACACCGCGATCGCCACGCTAGCCCGTGACCGGGCCCGGGTCGCGAAAGCCGGAACCATTTTTGAAAGTTGA